A genomic stretch from Oncorhynchus gorbuscha isolate QuinsamMale2020 ecotype Even-year unplaced genomic scaffold, OgorEven_v1.0 Un_scaffold_807, whole genome shotgun sequence includes:
- the LOC124020302 gene encoding uncharacterized protein LOC124020302 isoform X2: protein MLLSLLGLFPVYLVHYHHVCRPLLGLFPVYLVHYHHVCRPLLGLFPVYLVHCHHVCRPLLGLFPVYLVHYHHVCRPLLGLFPVYLVHYHHVCRPLLGLFPVYLVHYHHVCRPLLGLFPVYLVHYHHVCRPLLGLFPVYLVHCHHVCPPLLGLFPVYLVHCHHVCRPLLGLFPVYLVHYHHVCRPLLGLFPVYLVHYHHVCRPLLGLFPVYLVHCHHVCRPLLGLFPVYLVHCHHVCRPLLGLFPVYLVHYHHVCRPLLGLFPVYLVHYHHVCRPLLGLFPVYLVHYHHVCRPLLSTEVLL from the exons ATGCTTTTATCATTGTTGGGTCTGTTCCCAGTCTACCTGGTTCACTATCATCATGTCTGTCGGCCATTGTTGGGTCTGTTCCCTGTCTACCTGGTTCACTATCATCATGTCTGTCGGCCATTGTTGGGTCTGTTCCCTGTCTACCTGGTTCACTGTCATCATGTCTGTCGGCCATTGTTGGGTCTGTTCCCAGTCTACCTGGTTCACTATCATCATGTCTGTCGGCCATTGTTGGGTCTGTTCCCTGTCTACCTGGTTCACTATCATCATGTCTGTCGGCCATTGTTGGGTCTGTTCCCTGTCTACCTGGTTCACTATCATCATGTCTGTCGGCCATTGTTGGGTCTGTTCCCTGTCTACCTGGTTCACTATCATCATGTCTGTCGGCCATTGTTGGGTCTGTTCCCTGTCTACCTGGTTCACTGTCATCATGTCTGTCCGCCATTGTTGGGTCTGTTCCCTGTCTACCTGGTTCACTGTCATCATGTCTGTCGGCCATTGTTGGGTCTGTTCCCTGTCTACCTGGTTCACTATCATCATGTCTGTCGGCCATTGTTGGGTCTGTTCCCTGTCTACCTGGTTCACTATCATCATGTCTGTCGGCCATTGTTGGGTCTGTTCCCTGTCTACCTGGTTCACTGTCATCATGTCTGTCGGCCATTGTTGGGTCTGTTCCCTGTCTACCTGGTTCACTGTCATCATGTCTGTCGGCCATTGTTGGGTCTGTTCCCT GTCTACCTGGTTCACTATCATCATGTCTGTCGGCCATTGTTGGGTCTGTTCCCTGTCTACCTGGTTCACTATCATCATGTCTGTCGGCCATTGTTGGGTCTGTTCCCTGTCTACCTGGTTCACTATCATCAT GTCTGTCGGCCATTGTTGTCGACTGAAGTGCTACTGTGA
- the LOC124020302 gene encoding uncharacterized protein LOC124020302 isoform X1: MSVGHCWVCSLSTWFTVIMSVGHCWVCSQSTWFTIIMSVGHCWVCSLSTWFTIIMSVGHCWVCSLSTWFTIIMSVGHCWVCSLSTWFTIIMSVGHCWVCSLSTWFTVIMSVRHCWVCSLSTWFTVIMSVGHCWVCSLSTWFTIIMSVGHCWVCSLSTWFTIIMSVGHCWVCSLSTWFTVIMSVGHCWVCSLSTWFTVIMSVGHCWVCSLSTWFTIIMSVGHCWVCSLSTWFTIIMSVGHCWVCSLSTWFTIIMSVGHCCRLKCYCEYFAESLPGCWFLCEQTVFNVRLINNVINSALFFPP; the protein is encoded by the exons ATGTCTGTCGGCCATTGTTGGGTCTGTTCCCTGTCTACCTGGTTCACTGTCATCATGTCTGTCGGCCATTGTTGGGTCTGTTCCCAGTCTACCTGGTTCACTATCATCATGTCTGTCGGCCATTGTTGGGTCTGTTCCCTGTCTACCTGGTTCACTATCATCATGTCTGTCGGCCATTGTTGGGTCTGTTCCCTGTCTACCTGGTTCACTATCATCATGTCTGTCGGCCATTGTTGGGTCTGTTCCCTGTCTACCTGGTTCACTATCATCATGTCTGTCGGCCATTGTTGGGTCTGTTCCCTGTCTACCTGGTTCACTGTCATCATGTCTGTCCGCCATTGTTGGGTCTGTTCCCTGTCTACCTGGTTCACTGTCATCATGTCTGTCGGCCATTGTTGGGTCTGTTCCCTGTCTACCTGGTTCACTATCATCATGTCTGTCGGCCATTGTTGGGTCTGTTCCCTGTCTACCTGGTTCACTATCATCATGTCTGTCGGCCATTGTTGGGTCTGTTCCCTGTCTACCTGGTTCACTGTCATCATGTCTGTCGGCCATTGTTGGGTCTGTTCCCTGTCTACCTGGTTCACTGTCATCATGTCTGTCGGCCATTGTTGGGTCTGTTCCCT GTCTACCTGGTTCACTATCATCATGTCTGTCGGCCATTGTTGGGTCTGTTCCCTGTCTACCTGGTTCACTATCATCATGTCTGTCGGCCATTGTTGGGTCTGTTCCCTGTCTACCTGGTTCACTATCATCAT GTCTGTCGGCCATTGTTGTCGACTGAAGTGCTACTGTGAGTATTTTGCTGAATCACTACCTGGTTGTTGGTTTCTATGTGAACAAACGGTATTTAATGTCAGGTTAATAAATAATGTGATTAACTCTGCACTATTCTTTCCTCCTTAA